Proteins encoded within one genomic window of Balaenoptera ricei isolate mBalRic1 chromosome 10, mBalRic1.hap2, whole genome shotgun sequence:
- the C1RL gene encoding complement C1r subcomponent-like protein, with protein sequence MPGLRVGELSLGKPHSTRCPGNTLQATAMWSHLPPPTPRWWLLLWGVLQACPTHGCVLLAQPLPQKLASPGYPEPYVKGQESSTDIEAPEGFAVRLVFQDFDLEPSPDCVRDSVTITASGMDPSRFCGQQGSLLGSPPGQREFVSSGNSLRLTFRAPASEDRTPGLHKGFLALYQAVGVNHSQPISQASGDPEAINTPGDNSTEIQSHCQEPYYQAAPAGTLTCTAQVPWKQTQEREEVPRCVPVCGRPVIPIAQNREPAGASRAELGNFPWQALTSIYGRGGGALLGDRWILTAAHTIYPKDGIFLGKSRRAQVFLGHTDIDELLELGGHPVRRVVVHPDYRPDQTHNFHGDIALLELRHRVPLGAHLLPVCLPDRKALYRPGLAGYVSGFGVENGWLTTELKYSRLPVAPRAACEAWLRAKRRTEVFSGGMFCAGDSTRPQRVCQGDSGGAYVVWDDRARRWVATGIVSWGIGCGEGYGFYTKVLNYVDWIRGVMDGKDDPGVLIRGAHRGAQMGEGWVQD encoded by the exons ATGCCCGGACTCAGAGTGGGGGAACTGTCTCTGGGGAAGCCCCATTCCACTCGCTGCCCAGGCAACAC GCTCCAGGCCACAGCCATGTGGTCCCATCTGCCCCCGCCCACTCCCAGGTGGTGGCTGCTCCTCTGGGGAGTCCTCCAGGCTTGCCCCACGCACGGCTGCGTGCTCTTGGCCCAGCCGCTGCCCCAGAAGCTGGCGTCCCCCGGGTACCCGGAGCCGTATGTCAAAGGCCAAGAGAGCTCCACGGACATCGAGGCTCCAGAGGGCTTTGCCGTGAGGCTCGTCTTCCAGGACTTCGACCTGGAGCCGTCCCCAGACTGTGTTCGGGACTCCGTCACA ATCACAGCCAGTGGAATGGATCCCAGCCGCTTCTGTGGGCAGCAGGGCTCCCTGCTGGGCAGTCCCCCTGGTCAGAGGGAGTTTGTGTCCTCAGGGAACAGTTTGCGGCTGACCTTCCGTGCACCCGCCTCTGAGGACAGGACCCCGGGCCTCCACAAGGGCTTCCTGGCGCTCTACCAAGCCGTGG GTGTGAATCATAGTCAGCCCATCAGCCAGGCCAGTGGGGACCCTGAGGCCATCAACACACCTGGAGACAACTCCACTGAGATCCAGAGCCACTGCCAGGAGCCCTATTATCAGGCTGCGCCCGCAG GGACACTCACCTGCACCGCCCAGGTGCCCTGGAAGCAGACACAGGAAAGGGAGGAGGTGCCTCGCTGTGTGCCTG tCTGCGGAAGGCCGGTCATCCCCATCGCCCAGAACAGGGAGCCCGCTGGTGCCTCCAGAGCCGAGCTGGGCAACTTCCCCTGGCAGGCCTTGACCAGCATCTACGGCCGAGGCGGCGGGGCCCTGCTGGGCGACAGGTGGATCCTCACCGCCGCCCACACCATCTACCCCAAGGACGGCATCTTCCTCGGGAAGAGCCGGCGCGCGCAGGTGTTCCTGGGCCACACGGACATCGATGAGCTGCTGGAGCTGGGCGGCCACCCGGTGCGCCGCGTGGTCGTGCACCCAGACTACCGCCCGGACCAGACCCACAACTTCCACGGGGACATCGCCCTCCTGGAGCTGCGGCACCGTGTCCCCCTGGGCGCCCACCTCCTCCCGGTCTGCCTGCCCGACCGCAAGGCCCTGTACCGCCCGGGCCTGGCGGGCTACGTCAGCGGCTTTGGCGTGGAGAACGGCTGGTTGACCACGGAGCTGAAATACTCCCGGCTGCCCGTGGCCCCGAGGGCGGCCTGCGAGGCCTGGCTCCGAGCGAAGCGGAGGACCGAGGTGTTCTCCGGTGGCATGTTCTGCGCCGGGGACAGCACGCGGCCGCAGAGGGTCTGCCAGGGGGACAGTGGTGGTGCCTACGTGGTGTGGGACGATCGTGCCCGTCGCTGGGTGGCCACGGGCATCGTATCCTGGGGCATTGGGTGTGGCGAGGGGTACGGCTTCTACACCAAAGTGCTCAACTACGTGGATTGGATCAGAGGAGTGATGGACGGGAAGGATGACCCCGGGGTGCTGATCAGGGGCGCCCACCGTGGAGCCCAGATGGGAGAGGGTTGGGTTCAGGACTGA
- the C1R gene encoding complement C1r subcomponent, whose protein sequence is MWLLYVLVPVLFCRVGGSVFTPRKLYGEVTSPLYPKPYPDNFETTTVITVPTGYRVKLVFWQFDLEPSEGCFYDYVKISADKKTLGRFCGQLGSPLGNPPGRKEFMSQGNKMLLTFHTDFSNEENGTIMFYKGFLAYYQAVDLDECASQLNLVEENPQPRCQHLCHNYIGGYFCSCRPGYELQKDRHSCQAECSSELFTEPSGYISSLEYPQPYPPDLRCNYSIRVERGLTLQLKFLEPFEIDDHQQVHCPYDQLQIYANERNIGEFCGKQRPEPIDTSSNSVDLLFFTDESGDSQGWKLHYTSETIKCPQPKTLDSFTIIQDLQPQYEFRDYFIATCKQGYQLMEGKQALLSFTAVCQDDGTWHRAMPRCKIKNCGQPRSLPNGAFNYTTTTGVNTYQARIQYYCHEPYYKMQTRDGRSMSERGRYTCTAQGIWKNELAGEKMPRCLPVCGKPVNPVEHKQRIVGGQKAKLGNFPWQAFTNIHGRGGGALLGDRWILTAAHTLYPKDYEAQGNATVDVFLGHVNVEEITKLANHPVRRVSVHPNYRQEESHNFEGDIALLELENSVTLGPNLLPICLPDNETFYDQGLMGYVSGFGIMEERLSHNLRFVRLPIAKREVCESWLRKKNRKDVFSENMFCSGDPTLKQDACQGDSGGVFAVRDEKNDRWVATGIVSWGIGCSRGYGFYTKLLNYVDWIKKEMGEED, encoded by the exons AT GTGGCTCTTATACGTCCTGGTGCCAGTCCTGTTCTGCAGGGTGGGAGGCTCCGTCTTCACCCCTCGGAAGCTCTATGGGGAAGTGACCTCGCCTCTGTACCCCAAGCCTTACCCCGACAACTTTGAGACCACCACTGTGATCACGGTCCCCACGGGATACAGGGTGAAGCTCGTCTTCTGGCAGTTTGACCTGGAGCCTTCGGAAGGCTGTTTCTATGACTATGTCAAG ATCTCTGCCGATAAGAAAACCCTGGGGAGGTTCTGTGGGCAGCTGGGCTCTCCACTGGGCAACCctccaggaaggaaggaatttaTGTCCCAAGGGAACAAGATGCTGCTGACCTTCCACACGGATTTCTCCAACGAGGAGAACGGCACCATCATGTTCTACAAGGGCTTCCTGGCCTACTACCAAGCTGTGG ACCTGGACGAATGTGCCTCCCAGCTCAACTTGGTCGAGGAGAATCCCCAGCCCCGGTGCCAGCACCTGTGTCACAACTACATTGGTGGCTATTTCTGTTCCTGCCGTCCAGGCTATGAGCTTCAGAAGGACAGGCATTCCTGCCAGG CCGAGTGCAGCAGCGAGCTGTTCACAGAGCCGTCGGGCTACATCTCCAGCCTGGAGTACCCCCAGCCCTACCCCCCCGACCTACGCTGCAACTACAGCATCCGGGTAGAGCGGGGCCTCACCCTCCAACTCAAGTTCCTGGAGCCTTTCGAAATCGATGACCACCAGCAAGTACACTGTCCCTACGACCAGCTACAG ATCTATGCCAACGAGAGGAACATCGGTGAGTTCTGTGGGAAGCAAAGGCCGGAGCCCATTGACACCAGCAGCAACTCCGTGGACCTGCTGTTCTTCACGGACGAGTCAGGGGACAGCCAGGGCTGGAAGCTGCACTACACCAGCGAAA CCATCAAGTGCCCCCAGCCCAAGACCCTAGACTCGTTCACCATCATCCAGGACCTGCAGCCTCAGTATGAGTTCCGGGACTACTTCATCGCCACCTGCAAACAAGGCTACCAGCTCATGGAG GGGAAACAGGCGCTCCTGTCCTTCACAGCTGTCTGCCAGGATGATGGCACATGGCATCGCGCCATGCCCAGGTGCAAGA TCAAGAACTGCGGGCAGCCCCGAAGCTTGCCTAACGGAGCCTTCAATTACACCACCACAACGGGGGTGAACACCTACCAGGCCCGTATCCAGTACTACTGCCACGAGCCGTATTACAAGATGCAAACCAGAGATGGCAGAAGCATGTCTGAGCGAG gGCGGTACACCTGCACAGCTCAGGGCATTTGGAAGAATGAGCTGGCCGGAGAGAAGATGCCTCGGTGTTTGCCAG tgTGCGGGAAACCCGTCAACCCTGTGGAGCACAAGCAACGCATTGTCGGGGGCCAGAAGGCCAAGCTGGGCAACTTCCCCTGGCAGGCCTTCACCAACATCCACGGGCGAGGGGGCGGCGCGCTGCTGGGCGACCGCTGGATCCTCACGGCCGCGCACACCCTCTACCCCAAGGACTACGAAGCGCAGGGCAACGCCACCGTGGACGTGTTCCTGGGCCACGTCAACGTGGAAGAGATCACCAAGCTGGCCAACCACCCCGTCCGCAGGGTCAGCGTCCACCCCAACTACCGCCAGGAAGAGTCCCACAATTTCGAGGGGGACATCGCCCTCCTGGAGCTGGAAAATAGTGTCACCCTGGGCCCCAACCTCCTCCCCATCTGCCTCCCCGACAACGAGACCTTCTATGACCAGGGTCTCATGGGCTATGTCAGTGGCTTTGGGATCATGGAGGAGAGACTTTCTCACAACCTCAGGTTTGTCCGTCTGCCCATCGCTAAGCGAGAGGTTTGTGAGAGTTGGCTCcggaaaaaaaataggaaagacgTGTTTTCTGAAAACATGTTCTGTTCTGGGGACCCGACTCTAAAGCAAGATGCCTGTCAGGGGGATAGCGGAGGGGTCTTTGCagtgagggatgagaaaaatgatCGCTGGGTGGCGACAGGCATCGTATCCTGGGGCATCGGCTGcagcagggggtacgggttctaCACCAAACTACTCAACTACGTGGACTGGATCAAGAaagagatgggggaggaggaCTGA